A genomic stretch from Schistosoma haematobium chromosome 2, whole genome shotgun sequence includes:
- a CDS encoding hypothetical protein (SECRETED:SignalP(1-16)) — translation MSFFLIIICVAEFFECQDVCNQTGWMTSGKIISENSSYRYSQHYMYLQSISINQTQPSVITSLDKYNKTLFLEPQLSLKFYNSNVTRFDIYTDSGIDIHGEQYVGYIEAFNAKNISFEFAILNKKDLFAVKWFIDKEVDGKQFTAEVTCLIHPNGKIVFYYDKVSTEIKTIDWKPKIGCGGTPQIVTPETWINSGTMVEYELIGDYCPKYTSPEACQNATTSDITCFWCDKVKLCIDSTDKDAHNMKVNKCRVKHNPDVNDLSTQTPTKHIETTSSAGEFPVTESPKGTTEETNQHSNTTTEENVEKKSLWYLYIVIPLVIIFFVVCVGLIIWRWLHQRK, via the exons ATGTCATTCTTCTTAATTATCATCTGCGTTGCCGAGTTCTTCGAATGCCAGGATGTCTGCAATCAAACTGGATGGATGACTTCAGGAAAAATAATTTCTGAAAATAGTTCTTATCGATAT TCTCAGCATTATATGTATTTACAAAGCATCAGTATTAATCAGACTCAGCCATCTGTGATTACAAGTTTggataaatacaataaaacttTG TTTCTTGAACCACAACTGTCGCTTAAATTTTACAATAGTAACGTCACACGTTTCGATATTTACACCGATA gtGGCATAGATATACACGGAGAACAATACGTCGGATATATTGAGGCTTTCAATGCAAAGAATATAAGTTTTGAATTTGCGATTTTGAATAAGA AGGACTTATTTGCTGTCAAATGGTTTATTGATAAAGAAGTTGATGGTAAAC AATTTACAGCCGAGGTAACTTGCCTAATACATCCGAATGGGAAGATAGTTTTCTATTATGATAAA GTTTCAACGGAAATTAAAACAATTGATTGGAAACCGAAAATCGGATGTGGAGGAA CACCTCAAATAGTTACTCCTGAAACATGGATCAATAGTGGCACGATGGTGGAATATGAACTCATAGGAG ACTATTGTCCAAAATACACTTCACCTGAAGCATGCCAAAACGCAACAACATCGGACATAACTTGTTTTTGGTGTGATAAAGTGAAGCTATGCATTGATAGTACTGACAAGGATGCTCATAACATGAAAGTTAATAAATGCCGTGTTAAG CATAACCCAGATGTGAACGATTTGAGTACACAAACACCCACTAAACACATTGAAACAACATCAAGCGCTGGTGAATTTCCGGTTACAGAAAGCCCCAAGGGAACTACAGAAGAAACTAATCAACACtcg aaCACGACTACTGAAGAGAATGTAGAGAAGAAATCACTATGGTACTTGTATATCGTGATTCCTTTAGTCATCATTTTCTTTGTTGTATGTGTTGGTTTAATAATTTGGAGATGGCTACATCAAAGAAAGTGA